The genomic segment aaatagataatttatatgtaaaaagaaacaaaattgtCTTAGGAAATCCGAGAATCCGGCAGTCCTACTTTCActcaatatacctatacgttaaatgcataatacattAGTACGCAACACTGCAATATCGATTTTCTTGAGGTTCTTAAAACTATTGAGACCCATCACGTTTATAGTgtagttaaataatagtaataataaaaatgaaaaaaaaaacaataacaatacaatgCCGCGGTGATACACATTGACCTAAAACACGTTCTGTCGCTTGAAAGTCGTCTAGGTCATGGTTGATATTCATCGCAGCCGACCGGCGATTTCCTCTTACAGCCAACAGTAGGATACCAACATAAACCATGGTTAGTTGGTCGCGTTATGACAACGGAAATCATGCTGTTTCATTGGTATACCCGTCGGGCCGTCGGTAAACTGACAGATCTGCAAGCCCATTTTGGAGAGTGGATGACATTTACTGCGTTGATTTCCCCATTTGCCGTAATACTGCATCCAGATGGGAAGTTTTTTCGACGAGTTCAACACTTCGACTTTTAGCCAAGTTTTCCATGGAAATCCGTAGCCACTGTCGTCGTACAATCGCGGTATACGCACGTATTTGTGTTTTCCTGTAAAACGAATcgatatagaaataattttagtatttttttataattgtaacctGCAGCGTTGCTGCGACATATCTAGATGAACATTTcattatctattaatttatctataaatagtaatatgaaATCTATAGtgaatagataaaattaaaaaaaaaacacacatcattgtaaaatcaatacatttatcgttccactcagaactTAGAACTTCTTTAATACAAAATCTAATCTGCCCTTATTTTTAGaagcaaaattaattataatgatttaattgttATCACACATACATATCAACATTTAAATCTCTATATGTACTGTCCTCTATGAGGAGACTGTTGAAGAGGTCTGGGGGGGAGGGCGAGGCCCCTAGGCCCCCCTGGATCCGACACTGATTCAGTGGCGACGTAGCGTGTCCAGGAATTTTCAATGGGGGAGGGGTtgctataactaataataaacttaaatgaATTATGgtggtaatagtgtaatactaaAGACACAAATGATAGGGTATTTATCGGACAATaaggactataatataattattaatctctACCCCCTGGGCATGTCactggtcatattattatgtttgttcgATGAGAGAATTTTTTCGAACGCATACCGCTTGATGatgcataatatacgaatattgttgttaaatctaatattgagttatattataatattatcgcaccTGGAGCAGTCCATAGGCCGTGAGATCCCTTGGCCGCAAACAGCACCGGATGATTGCCCTCGTCTGTAAGGTGCACCACTTCGGGAAACTTAGGTTTTTGCAAGAAGCCTTTACGCACCTCTTGTCGGTTGAAAACGAACTTCCGCCGATTTCGATCGAACCCGATAAAACGCGCCAGCATCGTGCACGGACACGTACATTTCTTCCGGTTCGTCGTAGCCCTGTGGAAAAAGCAAACGgacataattaaacatttaaaccatTGTCATCTATTCACGCAATGGTCTATACCTATAGGACATGCAACAATGCAgaattttttcttctataaaataattattttgtacactattttggttatacctattatatattttgtctataCTAAACAAAGctttattttgaaatgaatattgaatttaaattattaataatatatttaagttacaGCAGGGCCGTAGTTAGGGAGAGGGCCAACAGGGCCCACAGATTTATTTCAACATCGAAATAATCCCATTTTCTATTTTCGATTCGATTTTTgcgctgttttttttttttttaaatagaattttcaGTTTTAGTATTACGACTTgacaatgatttaaaattaattaaatattcaatataaaataattgtacaggtcgtatttttattaacgttcgtaaataatattaataaatattacctacaaaATGTGAAATTTGTATGATTCCCTTCGATTAAAAAAACCCATCCGAAAACATTATTGTAAGCCAAACGCGTTTACGACTTAACTATAcctaagtgtatgatttaaattttaaaataataacaccttGAATACTAGATGCTATGGATATGGATGCTttggatatttaaaatcaatgtaatatttagaatagttatttattttaaataggcgtgcgcagggggTATGCAGGGTATGCAGCTGCATACCCTGAAGCACTTTGAGCAgcaaaaatcgtttttagaaaaaaaatttttgtgcgcaagaaaaataattactaattatagtgCGGCCCAggagtgtacatattattatgtttaaactcgaaactatttgtgtattgtgtatatattttatcagaattttaCATTCTTAAAATAACTGTCAGGGGGTGCCTGTGGTAATCCAGTGcttaatttggggggggggaggggagaaaaaagtacaaaattggctaaacacagtgtaaacaCTGTAAACAATGGGAAATTAAGGCGATTGGGGGGGAGAATGTCCCTTTTGCCCCCCCTCCTCCTGTATCCACCACTGCTTCtgcataacataaattatttattattatggatgAGTTGttcattactattttaaaatcaccACGTATATTTTCTAAACTAATTGTCatggatatattattagtaagtaCATAAAGTGtaataactatttactatatttcattcaaattttgattaagacaataatatataggtataccaacattttcaaaaaaaaaaatcatatgctTAACCACTTATATAATGAAAAGGTTAgcttacatttgaaaaaaataagtatgtatgtattttatctatatgcgcgaattggggggggggggcttggggCCGTACCCCCACCTCACaaaaaaaacctaggacatacaatttttaaatggtatattgcaatggtctgcttgcctttaatatattcagccccccaagtcaaaagttgaaattgcgcctatgattataTCGCCAAAGAACCATTCATTACATAATTGTAACTatcttttgaaaatatggtctttcaATGTACTtacataaacttttaaaaaatcagaattttaatatacacaCCATACACAATGTCTGTTAAGTcgccctgtatattataataggtaatgggTATACTTTTATCGTTATGtcctgttatattatgtataatatcatacgtaCATTAAACATGAGACTCATGTGTTCCCAGTCTCCGACATGGCTGCCGAACTCTTTGAGGGTGCCGAAACACCTGTTGTTGAAGACTGGCAACGGGAGCGGACCGAGCAAGCCCATGTCCAGTGTGCATATAGGCTTGCCCTGGCTGAACGGGAAAAACAGCCAATACGACACGTGGAAATGTTTATGACCGCATTGAGTGACGTGCGCGTAGACGGGCACGGTGGTCGTGTTCGGATTCTGCCCGTATAGTACGGAAGTAGTGTTTTCCAGCAGTTGTTCTGAggtgaaaaaaagaaaaacaattgctgtgacaaatatattatcattgaacatGATTcgtacaatataacattattgttgtCAGGGCTCGTGGTTTATGGCATTTAAATGTTGCTATTTCGATTTGAGAGTTCGTAGTCTTACCGCAAGTGagcaataataatttcttgTGCCGTAACtatcaatatgaatatttttaaaagcatataCACCATTGTGCTCAcgataaatttcattttttagtgCCACGACTAAAAAGCTACTagcaaatattatcataatatgtttgattaatgattttaacaaCTGGGTTAACAGtcgcatacaataataatatactactgtCTATGTCAAAAGTGCAAAATACGTATTCAAATGTTTCAATCAcctttaaatgtaggtataccttgACTGATGAGTAGaatttgcatttattttgttgtacataCTTGGGGTTTAGcgcataattaaaatataatataatattaatccttTCTTGGCTCCAAAAActggtttaataataaattattatacaatatacctagctgattcgtaatataaatatatataaatttaggaTATGTATTTTATGGTGAAACAGAGAGATAAAacgcgctgacatcctcttaaatatattccatgcaattaaaatattgataacgcGTATCCCATCTTTATTTTCAATCGATATTGTATATGTAAATTTGACAAGTTAATAGGTTAATATGTACAGGACACACGTACAAGatactgtataggtacgtttataataatgtattgttctCGTAGTCTTGGAATTAAAACATNNNNNNNNNNNNNNNNNNNNNNNNNNNNNNNNNNNNNNNNNNNNNNNNNNNNNNNNNNNNNNNNNNNNNNNNNNNNNNNNNNNNNNNNNNNNNNNNNNNNAGGGACTGTCTGGACTAGTTGAATTATAAaccgttaacaaaatataatatattaaattacttaaatatgtttgtaaaagtgtacttataagatctatttatttcctatttcctaaccaaattaatcattattttcaacataatgtaataatttcctatagtttgtataatatgtaggtgtatattatgtatattaagaaaatatgcctaaaaatagcactataaatcctaaattagcaaaataggaataaaaacagtaaatatgcaaaatatagcaaaataaaatttcgtgtatgacatcagagaagtgtgataaatatttgtttcttactttggatgttctaggccgaaccaagaaaaatatgcatttgctacaacttccgagccctggtNNNNNNNNNNNNNNNNNNNNNNNNNNNNNNNNNNNNNNNNNNNNNNNNNNGGTGATTTAGTGTCACGCAAATTGCGTGTTCTTCGTACCCGTTATGCACAATGCACGGTGCAGAATTTAATGAGCAATCTCTTATATGAAGGTGAGATGGGAAAATACGATGAACCACCACAGAGAAACAATTGTTATCCTCTTTATGACAATTATCACGGTAATACTTCATCAGCTTCCGCATCGAACGTTTCCTATTCCAACCCTCCCAGCGTCCAAGAAGTTTTAGAATCAACTTCAAATATAGATATGTCTGATTATTTACAATGGAAAAATCCCTCagaataattagaaaataagttagttttcatttttttaatgttttaatttttttaatatttaattgttttaaaattaagtgcaagtacatgaaaaaaaagtttctgttttttttttatatttaagtataaaaacgtTACGTTAAAATGCTacgttatttaaaagttattattattatttgttgttctcatattaaatatttttcagtacctacttcaattacaataaatatagatatttatttgtaaaaaaaaaaaaaacacttaaatagatttattttaataatttatttatgtatgtgcCTACCTTAATATACTCCGACAGAGCATTGACTATTGCTTCACAAGCTTCCGGAACTATAAGTGATATTGACtgagtagatattttaaattgatacatCATGCTATGGTAAGAGTCTCCCGTTGCCAAGAACCTTAAAGTCAGAACTAAACGTTCAGTCACACTAATAGCAGTTCTCCAATTAGTATTTTGTTTGTGGATTGCTGGACCAATGAGACATATTAAGTTTTCGAAATCTTCAGTTGACATCctcaaaaagtttttaaagcTAGATCGCAATTCTCCATTCAAACCAATATCATCATCTTGTAAATTCTTTAGAAGTTCATCGACACcaaacaaatttcttttttgtAAAGTTGGTCTTACccaaaaacgtattttaatcttattatttttttttttgctttgtaACTGTAGGTAAATATACCCAGCACCCAACATAAGTAAATCTTCATCGTCTTCAATATCTCTTTTCAATTTCCACATTTTCactcacagtaaaaaaaatttaaaaaacttgtaAGTACGAAGACTTTAGAAAGCTAGAACTCTGAAGACAGACTTATTGAATGACGGATGAACGAAATAAAACGACGAGTTTATATTTCTGTATGGATagttgaaaacaaaaacaaaacacgaacaaatgtttgaattttgttcatgttttgtttaatttttcctCAACTCAGTATGGACACGTGTTTTGTTTGTTAAGATATTATACtacaaatatattgatttaattcaACTCATCTCACTGTGGATTGCACAAAGTCCCGTGAACTGCCCGCGAAATGTGCCTTATGCTCCAAAGACCATAGGCAAACTATAAGGGCTGCCGTCACCAAAAAACTGAAACGACccatttccaaaaaaatcaacaacgacgattcaaaaataaaagtatttccGGGTGCCCCGACAGTCAAGGTCCCGATCACTCAACCTCCGcccaaaaacaaattatatgctGAATCAACGAAAAACGAAGAAAAACTTCCATTCACCAATATTTCCAATATCCTATCTAATTTCATTTCTAATCTTAATTCCATTATCAGCCCTCTTATCTCTCTTCTCACAACTACTCTTAATTCTTTCCTTGCTAAACAGCTATCGatctattttcattttgtaataatattcttatataaatgtctcaccatttcatatttaattcactatataatatttgttgcgCCGCGCCGCACCTACTTGTGTAACTTGCGGTTTGCGGCAACGACTTGCGGGGTGCTGTGGACGGGAAAAGGTTacccaaaatattatagaagaaacaaaataataattaacagctAATGCTTATGCAAGTGCGCTACGcgcgtaataattataatagatgacaacaacttattaatataaagcAAGACATGAGTTGTTATCAAAGAAAAGGGCGCCCCAAAACAATCATACAATAAGTTTAATTACAATGTGTTACGATAATTGTTGACCTGGTCCACGACTGTTGGAGATCGATCCTTTCATGGATGGCTCCGGCCCCGACGATGATCGACGAGCGGCGGCAGGCGGAATCCTCACGGCGGCACGCCGTATCAACAGCAACAATCAACCAGCGGTGGCACGCAGCAACAGCGGCAATAAGCCAACCGCGGCACGCAATAACCACGGCAATAAGCCCAGCGGCGGCACgcaatatacctatacgcgGCGGCAACGGCAGTAAACCAACGACGACTTAACAATACACAAAAACGCGTCGGCCGTACACGCGGTCTGGTCGCCAAAACACAGCGCAAGGTGACGAGCAAACGCAACGATGCGTCGGGCTCGACCGCCTGGACAAGACAAAAAACACGGCTGGCGGCACAGCCTATGGCGGCGAACGGCCCTGCGCTGGACGGCCGAGGAGGGGGTAAGCCACCTCGTGAGCTTCGGCATCCGAGGCGCAGCTTTGGGGACCTATGCCGAAACTACGATGGCACGAAAACGCGTCCGTGTtcgaacaatattttaatttaattgcctTTTGTTATCATGTAACATGCGTATCATGTTATCATGTATTGTACAGTCCATCGGTTAGACCAGTGGTTCTTAACGGGGGCGGTACCGCCCCCTTGGGGGCATTTCAGTCTCTCCGGGGGGGTGAAAGTTTTGAAAGGGATGTTGAGAGGGCGGTGAGTGTGTTTTTCTGACAAAATTAACAGACTTAATTTTAACTAGTTTtcactttaattaataatgttataatatactgatcaataaataaatatataggtatgtttatatattatataaatatatttataagaagaaaatttgattttgcatGAAGGGGGCGTTAGCAATTAGTTATTACGATAAAGGGGGCGCTGAACTAAAAAAGGTTAAGAACCACTGGGTTAGACTATTGTATCTTATCTTAAATTGTAACCTTtgcatcatatattattaattaattgttgaactGTAATAGTTATTGCTAAAagttcttaaataaaaataaaaataaaaatattatcatttttattcgtTAGTATGGTGataataactgataaacaaagtgttagatATTAAAATCCACTTTTTAGCGGTTtctcgtaatttgtcggtagttatTCTCGACGCTTTCTAACGAttttttgacctcccaaaagtaccaactaggttcacttttctatcagaaaagattattaatacggtagccggtaagttgaattaatattataaaatcacaacaaaatgttaactaaaatcgttatttttagttatttaggtatgtattttcgtccaaattggataataataaaataactataaaaataaactgtgcttatgtatttttttgaaatttgttggttacagaataacttaTCTACGAGGAaacttgttttcaattttcaatccttggctttaaaagttgaacattaaatacatttttaactacaaaataataattaaaattttaaatttgataaatgttgtcaaaaatcaaattttaagtgattataaaaaaattgtgcccacgcatttttaatatttttcaactactattgtcacaatacatcaggagcctagtattaaactttcaagctttttgacccaacaaataacattttattgacatttatagaaaaaaaaattagtaagtaaattaaattataaattacaacaaaataactaaaattgttatttttatttttattcgtttctatggtgataattgataaacaaaacgttataaattaaaatcccatttttagcggtttttcgtaatttgtaaGTTGattttcctgtggcattaaattaatattgagaaTATCGAAAAATGACATTTCTAaaataccatcttgatccaatttgctaaaagataataatatacttaatggtAAAATTGAAGCAATActtctggtaaaaattttgtatacaggataaaaaaaaaataaacaacattgtaaaaccactatagcTTTCTCAATCCTcaatccgctcagaatctaacatTGTAAAAGAATATGTCCGTAAACCtctcaaaacaattcaaaatatttcgaaaaaattatcaagtatagtaattggtaaaattaatatatgatataaatttcggGTATCTACGCTTtttcgtttttgagttacagcataataagaaaattgcttggtacatgagaaatcgagtgaataataTCCAATGTtagaaaaatttgaacttcaaacactcataaaagtttaatttgactttcttatggacgtattttttttatatagttagacaaacttatgaggaatcttctattacattttaaaatcttagatataaaaagaaatttttttaagaatttccaacttaaaataatttgcttattttcTTGGATTTTCCGTGTTTTGTCACTATTTgagctttaaatgcttataaaaaaaaaaaaattatgactttttattattttttatctgtctttgaaacaatacctaggtatattagtagccttctattaaattgtcaagctattttatcaaacaaataacattttattggcaattataaaaaaaaaaatactaaaacattcgaaaactgacaatgtccgtaaacatcccattaagagtcaaaatattttcaaaccctatatggtgtatagaaaatgaaaatataagcattcagtggaattttcttgtatttacagttatttgtttttgagttacaacaaaataacaaaatcgctacatgagaaatcgagtgataaTATCCAAtctgataaaaatttgaactttaaaggctcataaaaatgtaatttgatttgtttgtagacactttttttttttataaaggatACAAACTTTtgagtaatcttgtattacattttcatatcttaaatttaaatagaacattttttaatttgaatttctagCTCAATATAATTTTCTCATTGTCttgaattttacgtattttgtcaatatatgaactttaaatgcttataaaaaaaaattgtgactatggatttttaataatttttatctatctttgaaacaatatattaggagccttactaaattgtcaagcttcttacctaacaaataaaatattattgacattcatagaaaaaaaaactaaacaaattgacaattgataatgtccataaatagctcaaaataagtcaaaatattttgaaaatgtggtagtgtaaaaaaacacacacactacacacacatcattgtaaaatcaatacactcatcgttccgctcagaatctaaaaaataatattataaaattaatttaacttacaggctataataaataataataatataaaatatccagactgacaaactgtctccgctcagaatcgtttttcttatacaattatattatatcattgaattcaagtttaatacaatccattatatattcatccacttgtaacctacagaCTACAGTACAGCAGAACAACATACACTTacccggttttttttttcatgtacttACGTAATATTGTCGGGAAAAGtcatatttggataacattcaaaaatatttctcaACAATACCAAGGGTAGGTAGCATAGGCTTAAATAGCGTTTGTGATTTAGGCAGGCAGGAGCCTTAAGCCTcactagtataatattgaataggaAAGCTTACAAACAAATTTAGAAATTGTTAGTGAAGGTCAGGGACGGCCTGGCCCACCGGGACACCGGGAAGTTCCCTATTGGAACTTGTTATTGGCCTGACGGATATGc from the Acyrthosiphon pisum isolate AL4f chromosome X, pea_aphid_22Mar2018_4r6ur, whole genome shotgun sequence genome contains:
- the LOC100572155 gene encoding LOW QUALITY PROTEIN: putative vacuolar protein sorting-associated protein TDA6 (The sequence of the model RefSeq protein was modified relative to this genomic sequence to represent the inferred CDS: deleted 1 base in 1 codon); translated protein: MQILLISQGIPTFKEQLLENTTSVLYGQNPNTTTVPVYAHVTQCGHKHFHVSYWLFFPFSQGKPICTLDMGLLGPLPLPVFNNRCFGTLKEFGSHVGDWEHMSLMFNGYDEPEEMYVSVHDAGAFYRVRSKSRKFVFNRQEVRKGFLQKPKFPEVVHLTDEGNHPVLFAAKGSHGLWTAPGKHKYVRIPRLYDDSGYGFPWKTWLKVEVLNSSKKLPIWMQYYGKWGNQRSKCHPLSKMGLQICQFTDGPTGIPMKQHDFRCHNATN